A region from the Pseudomonas cucumis genome encodes:
- a CDS encoding NAD(P)/FAD-dependent oxidoreductase, giving the protein MGSESYWLDTAPAFTGAQLGALPGQVDVAIVGGGLTGLAASRALALKGASVVVLEAGRVIGEASGRNGGQCNTGVAQDYAALSASLGADKARAYYLAYESAVQSVVSLVEQEQIACDLKRNGKLKLAAKPMHYEGLARTCELIRREVDAEVELLSAQEVRAEVNSAQFHGGLLQRNGVQMHVGRFGVGLAEAAARHGALIYQGTPVTDWKARAGGYQVNTTKGSLHAKQVLLATGTCQQGGLGWYRRRIVPVGSFVIATEVLPQALIDSLLPARRSYVTSRMIGNYFRLTPDNRLLFGGRARFAMSDSVSDAKSGKVLQAAMVQMFPQLAGVKIDYCWGGLVDMTSDRLPRAGQHGGVYYSMGYSGHGVQMSVHMGQVMAEVMAGKVEANPWRELDWPAIPGHFGKPWFLPLVGAYYRLQDYLH; this is encoded by the coding sequence ATGGGCAGTGAGTCCTATTGGCTCGATACCGCACCGGCATTCACCGGTGCCCAGCTCGGTGCGTTGCCCGGGCAGGTCGATGTGGCCATCGTTGGTGGTGGTCTCACCGGCCTGGCGGCGTCCCGGGCCCTGGCCTTGAAGGGGGCCAGTGTGGTGGTGCTGGAAGCCGGAAGGGTGATTGGCGAAGCTTCCGGGCGCAACGGCGGTCAGTGCAACACCGGCGTTGCCCAGGACTATGCGGCACTCAGCGCCAGCCTCGGCGCTGATAAAGCGCGAGCCTATTACCTGGCCTATGAAAGCGCCGTGCAGAGCGTCGTTTCGTTGGTGGAGCAGGAGCAGATTGCCTGTGACCTCAAACGCAATGGCAAGCTCAAGCTGGCTGCCAAACCGATGCATTACGAAGGTCTGGCGCGCACCTGCGAATTGATTCGGCGGGAGGTCGATGCCGAGGTCGAGTTGCTCTCTGCGCAAGAGGTCCGTGCTGAAGTCAATTCGGCCCAGTTCCATGGAGGCTTGCTGCAGCGTAACGGCGTGCAAATGCATGTCGGGCGCTTCGGTGTCGGGCTGGCCGAGGCGGCCGCACGTCACGGTGCGTTGATCTATCAAGGTACACCGGTGACGGACTGGAAAGCCCGTGCCGGCGGCTATCAGGTCAATACCACCAAGGGTTCGTTGCACGCCAAACAGGTCCTGCTGGCTACAGGCACGTGCCAGCAGGGTGGATTGGGTTGGTATCGGCGGCGGATCGTGCCGGTGGGCAGTTTCGTGATCGCCACCGAGGTGCTGCCACAGGCCCTGATCGACAGCTTGCTGCCGGCACGGCGTTCCTATGTCACCAGCCGCATGATCGGTAACTACTTCCGCCTGACGCCGGACAACCGTTTGCTGTTTGGCGGTCGTGCGCGGTTTGCCATGTCTGACAGCGTTTCCGACGCCAAGAGCGGCAAAGTGTTGCAAGCGGCGATGGTGCAGATGTTCCCGCAGTTGGCTGGCGTGAAAATCGACTATTGCTGGGGTGGGTTGGTGGACATGACCTCCGATCGGTTGCCCCGGGCCGGCCAGCATGGAGGGGTTTATTACTCCATGGGCTACAGCGGTCATGGGGTACAGATGTCGGTGCACATGGGGCAAGTCATGGCCGAGGTCATGGCCGGCAAGGTCGAAGCCAATCCCTGGCGCGAACTCGACTGGCCGGCCATTCCCGGGCATTTCGGCAAGCCCTGGTTCCTGCCTCTGGTAGGGGCGTATTACCGCCTGCAGGACTACCTACACTGA
- a CDS encoding polysaccharide biosynthesis/export family protein, protein MNSRMLVLLFVPWLLPVTFAADTGAQYKLAAGDVLRITVFGERDLSFEKIRLNDAGMFSYPFLGEIAAKGLTPQQVEKVIVDGLKQGYLVDPKVSLNLIAYRSFYINGEVQKPGSYPFEPGLTLEKAIALGGGLTERASIKRVTIVRGDGSPPLTDKVTRSTAIAPGDTISIAQGFF, encoded by the coding sequence ATGAACTCGCGAATGCTTGTCTTGTTGTTCGTGCCGTGGCTGTTGCCCGTGACTTTTGCAGCAGACACCGGCGCCCAGTACAAACTGGCAGCCGGCGATGTATTGCGCATCACCGTGTTCGGTGAGCGGGATCTGAGCTTCGAGAAAATCCGTCTCAACGATGCCGGGATGTTTTCCTATCCATTCCTGGGTGAAATTGCCGCCAAGGGACTCACGCCCCAGCAGGTAGAAAAGGTCATCGTCGACGGCCTCAAGCAAGGTTATCTGGTCGATCCCAAGGTCAGCCTCAACCTGATCGCCTACCGCTCGTTCTACATCAATGGCGAGGTACAGAAACCCGGCAGCTATCCGTTCGAACCCGGGCTGACACTGGAGAAAGCCATCGCCCTGGGCGGCGGCCTGACCGAACGAGCCTCGATCAAGCGGGTGACCATCGTGCGCGGCGATGGCTCCCCACCACTGACCGACAAGGTCACGCGCAGCACTGCCATCGCCCCCGGTGACACCATATCCATTGCACAAGGCTTTTTCTAA
- a CDS encoding outer membrane beta-barrel protein, translated as MTLKTRGPFALIMMYLCPGTAWSLDPQSIDIYGFDFTPTLLFSESYDDNFRELERAQSSMVTKVAPTFELKAEDRNSATRLIWQPTRYIYHDDSDASNTAQRLRLNTIMEFTDRHRLKLEAEARKYERTTSTAVDGINDKIRSNRVNGLYTFGARSAANQIDLGASYAQLRYGNSGGINDDKERDTTGLTTTWYHRIGSNTRGLLEYDHTDFDYRSNNRLNSTSDAVLAGAEWDFTARTTGKVRVGYERKNFDDSSVDDLSNPTWQVDLRWKPRTYSTFSFVARQAMAEGDDGADAVKTTTALVGWRHGWTERITTVAEVGLGRYEYEGQDRTDDLRDYNLAVEYAMRRWLDIELGYRYRNDDSDADNQSFERNIFLLSFNVSL; from the coding sequence ATGACCCTCAAGACCCGCGGCCCTTTCGCACTGATCATGATGTACTTATGTCCCGGAACGGCCTGGAGTCTTGATCCCCAGTCCATTGATATTTATGGGTTCGACTTCACCCCTACCCTGTTGTTTTCAGAAAGTTATGACGACAACTTTCGCGAACTGGAGCGGGCGCAGTCTTCCATGGTGACCAAAGTGGCGCCCACTTTCGAACTCAAGGCTGAAGACCGCAACAGTGCCACCCGACTTATCTGGCAGCCTACCCGGTACATTTATCATGACGACTCGGATGCTTCGAATACCGCACAACGCCTGCGCCTCAACACCATCATGGAATTCACCGACCGCCATCGACTGAAACTTGAAGCGGAAGCACGTAAATACGAGCGTACGACGTCGACCGCGGTCGATGGCATCAATGACAAGATTCGCAGTAACCGCGTCAATGGCCTCTATACCTTCGGCGCCAGGAGCGCTGCCAATCAGATCGATCTGGGCGCCAGTTACGCTCAACTTCGCTACGGCAATTCAGGCGGCATCAACGACGACAAAGAGCGCGATACCACTGGCCTGACTACCACTTGGTACCACCGCATCGGCAGCAACACACGTGGATTGCTGGAATACGACCATACCGACTTTGATTACCGGTCCAACAACCGTCTCAACAGCACATCCGATGCGGTCCTCGCCGGTGCCGAATGGGACTTCACCGCGCGCACCACCGGTAAAGTCCGTGTTGGTTATGAGCGCAAGAACTTCGATGACAGCAGTGTCGATGACCTCAGTAACCCGACCTGGCAGGTGGATCTGCGATGGAAACCACGAACCTATTCGACGTTCTCGTTTGTTGCCCGCCAAGCCATGGCCGAGGGCGACGACGGTGCTGATGCCGTCAAGACCACCACTGCTCTGGTCGGCTGGCGTCATGGCTGGACCGAACGCATCACCACAGTGGCCGAAGTCGGACTGGGCCGTTACGAATACGAAGGGCAGGACCGCACCGATGACCTTCGTGACTACAACCTTGCCGTGGAATACGCAATGCGCCGCTGGCTGGATATCGAGCTGGGCTATCGCTACCGCAACGATGACTCCGATGCCGACAATCAGAGTTTTGAACGCAACATCTTCTTGCTCAGCTTCAACGTAAGTCTCTAA
- the rfaH gene encoding transcription/translation regulatory transformer protein RfaH, with the protein MLTSTRGASWYLLQCKPRQDERAQINLLRQNYIIFCPQIISERLIHGKPHQSLESLFPGYLFIQLSRDDKWAPLRSTRGVSRIVDFNQGPATVPDDVIEHLRTRCFKPLELHTPQPFKPGETLQITRGPLSTLEGVFLSTLGDERVMILLHFLNREHQVRVPLTDIERPRPHL; encoded by the coding sequence ATGCTGACGAGTACCCGAGGTGCCAGCTGGTATCTTTTACAATGCAAGCCGCGTCAGGATGAACGGGCACAAATCAATTTATTGCGACAAAACTACATTATATTTTGCCCGCAAATTATTAGCGAGCGCCTGATTCACGGCAAACCCCATCAATCGCTTGAATCTCTCTTCCCGGGGTACCTTTTCATTCAGCTGAGCCGTGACGATAAATGGGCGCCCTTGCGCTCTACCCGCGGAGTCAGCCGCATCGTCGATTTCAATCAAGGCCCGGCAACGGTCCCGGACGACGTTATCGAACATCTGCGTACCCGGTGTTTCAAACCACTAGAATTGCACACACCCCAACCATTCAAGCCTGGGGAAACGCTGCAAATAACCCGAGGACCACTGTCAACACTTGAAGGTGTTTTCCTGAGCACGTTAGGTGATGAGCGAGTCATGATTCTTCTACATTTCTTGAATAGAGAACATCAGGTTCGGGTGCCATTGACTGACATTGAGCGACCCCGGCCTCATTTATAA
- a CDS encoding TonB-dependent siderophore receptor, whose translation MSQPHPSARRKVFMKHALPTLSCVMFASPLWAQQALELPTTDIQASRVSRDTSYTTSQASTASKSNVPIKEEAQSINVVTQQTLADYQVRSLADAMKFVSGVSQGNTLGGSRDSLVKRGFGTNDDGSILRDGVRSNLGHNFSATTDRVEVLKGPASMLYGALEPGGLINVISKKPEYTRSTTLSGSAYSEGGGTLAVDTTGPMGDTGLAYRLIAERGHEDYWRNYGVNESTLVAPSLTWTGDRASLTLSYEYNDYSSPFDRGTVFTNGHPADIDYDKRLDEKWAKSVGIRELATARFDYQLSDDWKTRVTYGWNNDRYSLSIAQPNSLTGNNLRRAANGAHYDDETRYASWDFIGQQELFGQRHDLLVGADTEASDQFRGKTYRNTARSGFDITSPVYGRLAEPSLVSAAQSDLSNQLTSSSVYFKDNWHLDDRWILALGGRQQHYDQYSDQGRGSSYTVNRDDNGDAFVPFLGLVYKATDSLSLYGNYSRSFKPNTEVDDAGHTFDPEEGRSYEVGAKYDPLPGLNINLALFDIVKKNVVTSQTVSGVSLSEAAGKVGSQGLELDITGRVAERWDLIGTYAYTHTVILDDPDDEGHRLANAPKHTASLYLTHHLNIPAEFGAWHTGAGARYVGERAANNANDFWLSSYTVADAFVRWESPVFGYKTSLQFNVDNLFDKQYYPSSTGSQLQVNVGEPRTARLSASVTF comes from the coding sequence TTGAGCCAGCCCCACCCCTCTGCCCGCCGCAAGGTCTTCATGAAACACGCGTTGCCAACACTCTCCTGCGTTATGTTTGCCAGTCCACTGTGGGCACAGCAAGCCCTCGAACTGCCGACCACGGATATTCAGGCAAGCCGCGTCAGCCGAGACACGAGCTACACCACCTCTCAAGCCAGTACGGCGAGCAAAAGCAATGTGCCGATCAAGGAAGAGGCGCAATCGATCAATGTGGTCACCCAGCAGACTCTGGCCGACTATCAGGTGCGTTCGCTGGCCGACGCCATGAAGTTCGTCAGCGGCGTCAGCCAGGGCAACACCCTGGGCGGTTCCCGGGACTCGCTGGTCAAGCGCGGTTTCGGCACTAACGATGACGGCTCGATCCTGCGCGATGGCGTGCGCTCCAATCTGGGGCACAACTTCAGCGCCACGACGGATCGTGTCGAAGTGCTCAAAGGGCCTGCTTCGATGCTTTACGGCGCGCTGGAGCCTGGCGGATTGATCAACGTGATCAGCAAAAAGCCTGAATACACCCGGAGCACAACCCTGAGCGGCTCGGCCTATAGCGAAGGCGGCGGCACCCTGGCGGTGGATACCACCGGGCCGATGGGAGATACGGGCCTGGCCTATCGCCTGATTGCTGAACGTGGCCATGAAGATTACTGGCGCAACTACGGCGTGAATGAGAGCACGTTGGTTGCACCATCGCTGACCTGGACCGGCGACCGCGCCAGCCTGACCTTGAGCTACGAATACAACGATTATTCCAGTCCCTTCGACCGTGGCACCGTGTTCACCAACGGTCACCCGGCAGACATCGACTACGACAAGCGCCTCGACGAAAAATGGGCCAAAAGCGTCGGTATCCGTGAACTGGCCACCGCGCGTTTCGACTATCAGCTGAGTGATGATTGGAAAACCCGCGTTACCTACGGCTGGAACAACGACCGCTACAGCCTCTCGATTGCCCAGCCGAATTCGTTGACCGGCAACAATCTGCGACGTGCTGCCAACGGCGCTCACTACGATGATGAGACCCGTTACGCCAGTTGGGATTTCATCGGCCAGCAGGAACTGTTCGGCCAACGCCATGACCTGCTGGTCGGCGCGGACACCGAAGCGTCCGACCAATTCCGCGGCAAAACCTACCGTAATACCGCACGGTCAGGCTTCGACATTACATCGCCGGTTTATGGTCGTCTGGCCGAGCCCAGTCTCGTCAGCGCCGCTCAAAGCGACTTGAGCAACCAGCTGACCTCCAGCTCGGTGTACTTCAAGGATAACTGGCACCTCGATGACCGCTGGATCCTGGCCCTCGGCGGTCGTCAGCAGCATTACGATCAGTACAGCGATCAGGGCCGCGGCAGCAGCTACACCGTCAACCGCGACGATAACGGCGATGCCTTCGTGCCGTTTCTGGGCCTTGTCTACAAAGCCACCGATAGCTTGTCGCTGTACGGCAACTACAGCCGTTCGTTCAAGCCCAATACCGAGGTCGACGATGCTGGCCACACCTTCGATCCGGAGGAGGGGCGCAGCTACGAAGTCGGCGCGAAGTACGATCCGCTGCCGGGGTTGAACATCAACCTTGCGCTGTTCGACATCGTCAAGAAAAACGTCGTGACCAGCCAGACGGTCAGTGGTGTCAGCCTCTCGGAGGCGGCGGGCAAGGTCGGTTCGCAGGGCCTGGAGCTGGACATCACCGGGCGTGTGGCCGAGCGCTGGGACCTGATCGGCACCTACGCTTACACCCACACGGTAATTCTCGACGATCCGGATGACGAAGGTCACCGCCTCGCCAATGCGCCGAAGCACACCGCCAGCCTGTACCTCACGCACCACCTGAACATCCCTGCGGAGTTCGGTGCCTGGCACACCGGTGCTGGCGCGCGTTACGTCGGCGAGCGTGCGGCAAACAACGCCAACGATTTCTGGCTGAGTAGCTACACCGTGGCCGATGCCTTCGTGCGTTGGGAATCGCCGGTGTTCGGGTACAAGACTTCGCTGCAATTCAATGTCGACAACCTGTTCGACAAACAGTACTACCCGTCTTCCACCGGCAGCCAGCTGCAGGTCAATGTCGGCGAGCCGCGCACGGCACGCCTCAGCGCCAGTGTGACATTCTGA
- a CDS encoding aldehyde dehydrogenase family protein: MTTQSLNSHSVDPQTSHTFYINGCWSSPAIPASLPVVNPATEEVVAHVAQGSAEDVDRAVAAARAAFAGWSSTSAESRALFLGKIYDLILERKEVLAQAISLEMGAAIGSARAMQVPLAAEHVRVARDLLSTYRFQTVEGGTAIEREPIGVCALITPWNWPLYQITAKVAPAIAAGCTVVLKPSELSPLSALLFAQLVHDAGLPRGVFNLVNGSGSEVGAAMAAHPDIDMISITGSNRAGALVAQAAAQTVKRVTQELGGKSPNLLLPDADFAKAVPLGVMSAFRNVGQSCSAPTRMIVPKDRLAEVESLAAATANAIIVGDPRSEETVLGPIANEAQFNRVQAMIEAGLNEGAKLVCGGPGRVQGYEKGFYTRPTVFSEVDSAMRIAQEEIFGPVLCIIPYETVDEAIAIANDTVYGLGAHVQAQNLDLARAVASRIRAGQVHLNYPAWDPMAPFGGYKRSGNGREYGVYGFEEYLETKAIVGFGGD; encoded by the coding sequence ATGACAACACAATCTTTAAATAGCCACAGCGTCGATCCGCAAACGTCTCACACGTTTTATATCAACGGCTGTTGGTCTTCCCCGGCAATCCCGGCCAGTTTGCCGGTGGTCAATCCGGCAACTGAAGAGGTTGTTGCGCACGTCGCGCAAGGGTCCGCCGAGGATGTTGATCGGGCGGTCGCTGCGGCTCGTGCAGCATTTGCTGGTTGGTCTTCCACCTCGGCAGAATCGCGCGCGCTTTTCCTTGGAAAGATCTATGACCTCATCCTTGAACGAAAAGAAGTGCTTGCCCAGGCGATCTCTCTCGAAATGGGCGCTGCCATCGGTTCCGCACGGGCCATGCAAGTGCCTCTTGCAGCCGAACATGTACGAGTCGCGCGTGATTTGCTGTCCACCTATCGTTTCCAAACGGTTGAAGGCGGCACCGCGATTGAACGCGAACCCATAGGCGTCTGCGCTCTCATTACTCCGTGGAACTGGCCGCTTTATCAAATCACTGCGAAAGTCGCCCCAGCTATTGCTGCCGGCTGCACAGTGGTCTTGAAACCCAGCGAACTGTCGCCTCTGAGCGCCCTTCTCTTTGCACAACTGGTGCATGATGCAGGCCTTCCACGGGGCGTGTTCAACCTGGTGAATGGAAGTGGTTCCGAGGTCGGCGCAGCCATGGCGGCGCACCCTGATATCGATATGATTTCGATTACCGGCTCAAACCGCGCGGGCGCGCTGGTCGCCCAGGCGGCCGCCCAAACGGTGAAACGCGTCACGCAAGAGCTGGGAGGCAAGTCGCCGAATCTATTGCTTCCCGACGCTGATTTCGCCAAAGCCGTCCCGCTGGGCGTGATGTCTGCGTTTCGCAACGTCGGACAATCGTGCAGCGCCCCGACAAGAATGATCGTTCCCAAGGACAGGCTGGCGGAGGTCGAATCGCTGGCTGCTGCAACCGCCAATGCGATTATCGTGGGTGATCCGCGTTCGGAAGAGACGGTACTCGGTCCGATTGCCAATGAAGCCCAGTTCAATCGCGTGCAAGCAATGATCGAAGCCGGCCTGAATGAGGGCGCAAAACTCGTTTGCGGCGGCCCCGGACGCGTACAGGGTTATGAAAAGGGCTTCTACACCCGACCAACTGTTTTCTCCGAGGTCGATTCCGCCATGCGGATCGCCCAGGAAGAAATTTTTGGTCCAGTGCTGTGCATCATCCCGTATGAGACAGTCGATGAGGCGATCGCTATCGCAAACGACACGGTCTATGGGCTGGGCGCCCATGTTCAGGCTCAGAACCTTGATCTTGCGCGTGCCGTTGCCTCTCGTATCCGCGCCGGACAAGTGCACCTGAATTACCCTGCCTGGGATCCAATGGCGCCATTCGGCGGCTACAAGCGATCTGGTAATGGTCGTGAGTATGGTGTCTACGGTTTCGAGGAGTACCTGGAAACCAAAGCAATCGTTGGGTTTGGCGGAGACTGA
- a CDS encoding haloacid dehalogenase type II, with product MSFLRPKFITFDCYGTLTNFQMGNMTRELFADRVPAGQMDQFVKDFSAYRLDQVMGDWRPYDEIIKTSLARVCKRWGIEYKGEGQLYYDAVPTWGPHADVPAGLAKIADKIPLVIFSNAMDEQIMSNVDKLGAPFHKVFTAQQAQAYKPRLAAFEFMLDNLGCGPEDVLHVSSSFRYDLMPADDMKIKNKAFVARGHEQPGNACYSYHQIPDIGGLAGLVGL from the coding sequence ATGAGCTTTCTTCGACCCAAGTTTATTACCTTTGACTGCTACGGCACGTTGACCAACTTCCAAATGGGAAACATGACGCGCGAGCTGTTCGCCGATCGTGTCCCAGCCGGGCAAATGGATCAGTTCGTCAAGGACTTTTCCGCCTATCGTCTGGATCAGGTGATGGGTGACTGGCGGCCGTATGATGAGATTATCAAGACCTCTCTGGCGCGGGTCTGCAAGCGTTGGGGCATCGAGTACAAAGGCGAAGGCCAGCTCTATTACGACGCCGTACCGACGTGGGGTCCGCATGCCGACGTACCGGCTGGCCTGGCGAAAATCGCCGACAAGATTCCGCTGGTCATTTTCTCCAACGCGATGGACGAGCAGATCATGTCCAACGTCGACAAGCTCGGCGCGCCTTTCCATAAAGTCTTCACTGCCCAGCAAGCCCAGGCCTACAAGCCGCGTCTGGCTGCCTTCGAGTTCATGCTCGATAACCTCGGCTGCGGGCCGGAGGACGTTCTGCATGTGTCTTCGAGCTTCCGTTATGACCTGATGCCGGCCGACGACATGAAGATCAAGAACAAAGCCTTCGTTGCCCGTGGTCACGAACAGCCTGGAAACGCCTGCTACAGCTACCACCAGATCCCCGATATTGGTGGTTTGGCCGGGTTGGTCGGTCTCTGA